The following proteins are co-located in the Pseudomonas cavernae genome:
- a CDS encoding YkgJ family cysteine cluster protein: MKCRAGCGACCIAPSISSAIPGMPGGKPAGERCLHLSAENLCALFGKPERPAVCAAFQADPVVCGDSREEAIRLLGWLEQATAA; this comes from the coding sequence ATGAAGTGCCGTGCAGGCTGTGGCGCCTGCTGCATTGCACCTTCCATCAGTTCAGCGATTCCCGGCATGCCCGGGGGCAAGCCGGCGGGCGAACGCTGCTTGCATCTATCGGCTGAAAATCTTTGCGCATTGTTCGGCAAACCCGAGCGGCCGGCGGTGTGTGCGGCGTTTCAGGCCGACCCGGTGGTTTGTGGCGACAGTCGTGAGGAGGCGATCCGCTTGCTCGGCTGGTTAGAGCAGGCGACAGCTGCGTGA